In the genome of Tropicibacter oceani, one region contains:
- a CDS encoding aminoglycoside phosphotransferase family protein produces MTPQAARDKAGQALRALWPDWSGDLTALAPGVLRASGTAAPVVVKLWPPEAADKARAQSDRQNAVAQVLARGELRAPGVLHFAAEIPALVMHDCGGQPLEAALQSAAPAQALALVERAGAWIAALHASSLRPAPFRPIGHLNWLDKLQTQGAEGTRAIADLPGFARHVAAQHALFDQVRRKPATRAVTHKDLNAGNLLVGADGALWGIDFENAAEDEPLRDLFALGVDILAFTPVGQDPEEALAALAHGYGKGLGDPLVRVFLQRAFALGLWARTPAAPSRRQAARLRAAEWILAQDSAVF; encoded by the coding sequence GTGACACCGCAGGCAGCCCGCGACAAGGCCGGGCAGGCCCTGCGCGCGCTGTGGCCGGACTGGTCGGGTGATCTGACGGCACTTGCCCCCGGCGTGCTGCGCGCATCGGGCACGGCCGCGCCGGTCGTGGTCAAACTGTGGCCGCCCGAGGCCGCAGACAAGGCCCGCGCCCAGTCAGATCGCCAGAACGCGGTGGCACAGGTGCTGGCCCGCGGAGAGCTCCGCGCGCCGGGCGTGCTGCATTTCGCGGCCGAGATCCCGGCGCTGGTCATGCACGATTGTGGCGGCCAGCCGCTTGAGGCCGCGCTTCAAAGCGCCGCGCCCGCGCAGGCTTTGGCGCTGGTGGAACGCGCCGGGGCCTGGATCGCGGCGCTGCACGCATCCAGCCTGCGCCCCGCCCCCTTTCGCCCCATCGGGCACCTGAACTGGCTGGACAAACTTCAGACGCAGGGTGCAGAAGGCACGCGGGCGATCGCCGACCTGCCGGGCTTTGCCCGCCACGTCGCCGCCCAGCACGCGCTGTTCGACCAGGTGCGCCGCAAGCCGGCGACCCGCGCCGTCACCCACAAGGACCTGAACGCCGGCAACCTGCTGGTCGGGGCGGACGGGGCGCTGTGGGGGATCGATTTCGAGAATGCCGCCGAGGACGAGCCGCTGCGCGATCTTTTCGCCCTGGGCGTCGATATCCTGGCCTTCACCCCTGTCGGGCAGGACCCGGAGGAGGCACTGGCAGCATTGGCGCACGGTTATGGCAAAGGCCTGGGCGATCCGCTGGTGCGGGTGTTCCTGCAACGCGCCTTTGCGCTGGGACTATGGGCGCGCACCCCGGCCGCGCCCTCGCGCAGACAGGCCGCAAGGCTGCGGGCGGCGGAGTGGATCCTGGCACAGGACAGCGCGGTTTTCTGA
- a CDS encoding penicillin acylase family protein, with protein MALVFRWLLRLVTLSIVLTVLGAGMVYYLASRSLPEYDKTLPVAGITADIEIIRDNAGVPHIMALSDRDAFFGLGYAHAQDRLWQMVLLRRTVQGRLSEIFGTRTVETDTLMRRLDLYPLAVASVAHQDAATLDALEAYSAGVNARLDEINQGSNGRGAPEFFMFNAPLAPWKPADSIALTKLMAFQLTGHLREEVLRARTSLLIPDADRLSDILPDMPGPGVAALPEYASLVPGPLPAHTPSQTRQAFLPATPPRGLSGASNAWAADASRSAGGGTLLANDPHLGLTAPSIWYLARLELRSGGVIGGTIPGIPVVMVGRSERLAWGLTSSYLDDQDLFIEELNPEDSEQYRTPDGWARFETRKSIITIKDHAPATITLRWTTNGPVLPRASFDLEAVTPPGHVATLSWTALSGKDTSMTAGIGLMMSGSVDEAIEISRAHVAPSQNLTLIDKDTVALKLIGVMPSRDPRHQSQGRMPSLGHVAENRWQGTLPYSANPGFLAPQGGIVGNTNNKLTDDAFPRHVSFDWGDSQRVQRWRTIMQGRQVHTRDSFIEAQLDTVSVTARTLLPLIGRDLWYTGEAAPEGTPERQRQRALDLLANWNGEMNEHLPEPLIYAAWLRALQERLIRDDLGPLASEFDHVEPLFIERVFRDVNGAAKWCDILRSVNEESCADIARLALDDALVWINETYGDALESLRWGDAHQAVHEHTVLGKVPVLRYFVNIQQSTSGGDNTLMRGRTRGSGDAPFENVHAAGYRGVYDFADPDSSVFVSATGQSGHFLSRHYDDLGQLWRRGEYIPMSLDEGLARAASVGITRLVKP; from the coding sequence ATGGCGCTTGTGTTCCGATGGCTGTTGCGGCTGGTGACGCTGAGCATCGTTCTGACGGTGCTGGGGGCGGGCATGGTCTATTATCTCGCCTCGCGGTCGTTGCCCGAATACGACAAGACGCTGCCCGTCGCCGGGATCACCGCCGACATCGAGATCATCCGCGACAATGCCGGCGTGCCGCACATCATGGCGCTGTCCGACCGCGACGCCTTTTTCGGGCTGGGCTATGCGCATGCGCAGGACCGGCTGTGGCAGATGGTGCTGCTGCGCCGCACCGTGCAGGGCCGCCTGTCGGAAATCTTTGGCACCCGCACGGTGGAAACCGACACGCTGATGCGGCGGCTGGATCTGTACCCGCTGGCGGTGGCCTCGGTGGCGCATCAGGATGCCGCCACGCTGGACGCTCTCGAAGCCTACAGCGCCGGGGTCAATGCCCGCCTTGACGAAATCAACCAGGGCAGCAACGGACGCGGCGCGCCCGAATTCTTCATGTTCAACGCGCCGCTGGCGCCCTGGAAGCCCGCTGATTCCATCGCCCTGACCAAGCTGATGGCCTTTCAGCTGACCGGCCACCTGCGCGAAGAGGTGCTGCGCGCCCGCACCTCGCTGCTGATCCCCGATGCCGACCGGCTGTCGGACATCCTGCCGGACATGCCCGGCCCCGGCGTCGCGGCCCTGCCCGAATACGCCAGCCTGGTGCCCGGCCCCCTGCCCGCCCATACCCCCAGCCAGACGCGGCAGGCCTTTCTGCCCGCCACGCCGCCGCGCGGCCTGTCGGGGGCTTCGAACGCCTGGGCGGCGGATGCCTCGCGCAGTGCGGGCGGCGGCACCTTGCTGGCCAATGACCCGCACCTTGGGCTGACCGCCCCGTCGATCTGGTACCTGGCGCGGCTGGAACTGCGCTCGGGCGGCGTGATCGGTGGCACCATTCCGGGCATTCCGGTGGTGATGGTCGGCCGGTCCGAGCGCCTGGCCTGGGGGCTGACCTCGTCCTACCTGGATGATCAGGATCTGTTCATCGAAGAGCTGAACCCCGAAGACTCAGAACAATACCGCACGCCGGACGGCTGGGCGCGCTTTGAGACCCGCAAAAGCATCATCACCATCAAGGATCATGCGCCGGCCACGATCACCCTGCGCTGGACGACGAACGGCCCGGTGCTGCCGCGCGCCAGTTTCGACCTGGAGGCCGTGACCCCGCCGGGCCATGTGGCCACCCTGTCCTGGACCGCGCTGTCGGGCAAGGATACCTCGATGACTGCGGGCATCGGGTTGATGATGTCAGGGTCCGTCGACGAGGCGATCGAGATCAGCCGCGCCCATGTGGCGCCGTCGCAGAACCTGACGCTGATCGACAAGGACACCGTCGCGCTGAAACTGATCGGTGTGATGCCGTCGCGCGATCCGCGCCACCAAAGCCAGGGCCGCATGCCCAGCCTTGGCCATGTCGCCGAAAACCGCTGGCAGGGCACGTTGCCCTATTCCGCCAACCCCGGCTTTCTGGCCCCTCAGGGCGGGATCGTCGGCAATACCAACAACAAGCTGACCGATGATGCCTTTCCGCGCCACGTCAGCTTTGACTGGGGCGACAGCCAGAGGGTGCAGCGCTGGCGCACCATCATGCAGGGCCGCCAGGTGCACACCCGCGACAGTTTCATCGAGGCGCAGCTGGACACCGTGTCCGTCACAGCCCGCACCCTGCTGCCGCTGATCGGCCGCGATCTGTGGTACACCGGAGAGGCCGCCCCCGAAGGCACCCCCGAGCGCCAGCGCCAGCGCGCGCTGGACCTGCTGGCCAACTGGAACGGCGAGATGAACGAACATCTGCCCGAACCGCTGATCTATGCTGCCTGGCTGCGCGCGCTGCAGGAACGCCTGATCCGCGACGACCTGGGCCCGCTGGCCAGCGAATTCGACCATGTCGAACCGCTGTTCATCGAACGGGTCTTTCGCGACGTGAACGGCGCGGCGAAATGGTGTGACATCCTGCGTTCGGTGAACGAGGAAAGCTGCGCGGACATCGCAAGGCTGGCACTGGACGACGCGCTGGTCTGGATCAATGAAACCTATGGCGACGCGCTGGAATCGCTGCGCTGGGGCGATGCCCACCAGGCGGTGCATGAACACACGGTCCTGGGCAAGGTTCCGGTGCTGCGCTATTTCGTGAACATCCAGCAAAGCACCTCGGGCGGGGACAACACGCTGATGCGCGGCCGCACCCGCGGCAGCGGCGACGCCCCCTTCGAAAACGTCCATGCGGCGGGCTATCGCGGCGTCTATGACTTTGCCGATCCCGACAGTTCGGTGTTTGTCAGCGCGACCGGGCAATCGGGGCATTTCCTGTCGCGCCACTATGACGACCTGGGCCAGCTGTGGCGGCGCGGCGAATACATCCCGATGTCGCTGGACGAAGGCCTGGCCCGGGCGGCTTCGGTCGGGATCACGCGGCTGGTCAAGCCGTGA